Part of the Sorghum bicolor cultivar BTx623 chromosome 1, Sorghum_bicolor_NCBIv3, whole genome shotgun sequence genome, GCAAGGTGGTAAAAAGAGAAGGTGTCAAGATATATCATTTTTGTGATCCCTTATAATGATCCAGCCAGTAATTGAACTGAAAGAGTTAAAGGTGCTTTCAGACAAAACAGAGAAAAAGTTTAGTTCACAGTGCATTATCCAGTGTTCCCGGTAAATGCATCTCTCTCAACTGCCCCCTTTTTAGTGTCCTTTAATGATATTGTGTTTAATATATGCCTATACtagaaaaagaaatacaaaaacACTAACAAAATGGGTTACTCAACCTTTAATATCATGTGGTgcattcatgaaaagctcaattGTCTGCGATCATGAGCCCTTCTTATATGTATGTAAGATGAGACTAAAATTCCACATGGAAAGTAATGTACAATTGTACATTGCCCAAAGCTTTCTCTAAGCCATCTAATAAGTAGCACTCCAGAAGGATGCTTGCAAACTTGCCATGAATTCAACACAAAAGCTTGCTTTCATGTAGGATGATAAATATACCTTATTGTTCCTTAGAGAAAAACTGAAGTTCGCGTTCCCAAGGCTCAACAGTCTGTGTTTCACATAAGATTACCATTGTGACATTTTAACTTCCATGGAATAGATAGTGTTCAACAAGCCTCTTGCTAGTGTAAGTTACCAATGGTCTTTGCATGAGCATTCACCATTTACAAAGTGATGGTAGCGGTTAACATCTCTTATGATAATTTCACGCTGCTCAATCTGCGAAATCAGCTTGATGACAACATGGCAGTCCTCACATACTCGAAGATTCTTTGTCACAAGCAGCTTTGTCCCAGGGGGTGTACTAATGAGTCCAAATGCAATGGCCAGCCTCTCGCTGTGGCCCCGTACCATGTTCCTCTTTTCATCATCTTCCACATTATGGAAAACTGACGTGGTGTCAGGCACATAGCCAGTTTGACTGATGAGACCTTCCAATCGCTCCAACTCTTCATATATTTCATCTGATCTAGGATGAGAAGCATCACCCACAAGAAACCCATGGGACTTCCCTTTCAATTCGATCCAGCTGCAAGCAATTATCTTTTTCAAGCCTCTATTGGTCATCAGCTTCCTCACCCTTGcagcttcttcccatttcccagACTGAGCATATATATTTGATAGAAGCACATAATTACCAGCATCTTCAGgctccaattcaatcaacttatGCAGGGCTAGTTCAGCTAGTTCAACATTTTTGTGAATCTTACAACCATTTAGCAGTGCACCCCATATCCCTGAATCTGGCTTCACCAACATTCCTTTAATAACATCAGAAGCTTCCTTGAACCTACCAGAGTGACCAAGAACATCTACAAGGCAGGTGTAATGTTGCACCATCGGCTTGATGGAATATACAGTCACCATCAGATCAAatacttcttttgcttcttgtaccattcctCCATGGTTACAAGCAGATAGGACCCCAACAAAAGTAATATGGTCAGGCATCACTTGAGCCTCATTCCGCATTCTTCGAAACAGCTCACATGCATGATCAGCATGGCCATGCATCCCAAATCCGCAGATCATGGCATTCCAAGAAATAAGCTCCCTGTGGAAGAGTTGATCAAAGAGAACACGCGCCACTGTAACCCAACCACTCTTGGCATACATGTCCAGAAGGGAAGTCTTCAGCTTGTCCTGTGATCCAAACCCTCTCCTCCAACCGTACCCATGCAGCTCCCTCCCTCtaggcagcgcacctgcatcAGCCGCAGCTGATATCGCACTCACCAGAGTGACGATTGTTGGCGCAATGCCTTCAGCCGCCATGTTACGGCACAGAGCGAGCGCCTCTGCTGGTCGCCCATTTTGCCCACATGCTGCAATCATTGAATTCCACACCACAGCGTCTCTAACTGTGGTGCTATCAAACACCGCCCAAGCCTCGTCCACGCAACCACACTTGGCATACATGTCGATGAGGCCTGCACACACAAACACATCTGCGGCCCAACTCGTGCGCATGACACGATCGTGCACCTCCCGGCCAGCGCCCAGGTCCAGGAGTGCAGCACACGCCTTGAGAACCGGCGGATACGTGAAGTTGTCTGGTTCCATGCTGCCACAGGCCAGCATCTCGCGGTACAGCTCTATTGCCGCCTCGCGTGGCCCGTCGCGCGCATAGGCACGGATGAGCACGTTCCACAGGaagacgttcccctggttgggCATTTCGTCGAACAAGCGACGGGCGACAGACACAAGGCCGCAGGACGCGTAGAGATCGACAAGCCTGGTGGCGAGGACCGCGTCGAGGCCAAGTCCCGACACGAGGAGCCTCGCGTGGAGCTGCCGACCGGGCCGGACGGCTCTGGAGAGGACGCAGGATCGGAGGATGGTGGCGTAGTTGTTGTGGTTGTACGGATATGGGCAAGGAGAGAGGAAGGCGGGGTTTTGGACAGGAGGTGAAGGTGGAGGAGATGCGGCATTGGGTGCAGGCCGGAGATGGCTGTTCGTTTGGAGGGACGAGACGGGGAGGAGGCGGTAGAGGCGTGCCGGAGACGGCGAGGCTGTTGATTTTGAGAGCATGGATGGCAGCATCTTCCGGCCGCGCGGACAGCGCCCGTGTTGTGCCTTGCGCGCGGGCGGGCGACCAGCAGCCTCAGGATGGTCATTGGCCTAGAATTGCCCTAGTCGTTGGATAGAAAATCTAACGGCCCAGGAAAAATTGGGGGGGGGGAAATAACTGAATGAAAGAGAAAACGCGCGAGGAATTGAATTAAAATAAGCACAATTCAATACTGAGCCTATGCATGATTTTTATGATCTCACTAATATGAGATAACCACTGACAAAATGATTTAGTTGAGCTAAATACGCTAAGAGAACACGTACACGATGAATGAGCATTATATCTAGATTTTTAGAGTATCACATGGTTGAGTTATTGACTCTTGAGTGTCAACCGTGTGTATGTAATATAACTGTGTATATAGATGGATGTGTTGCTTAATGTATGAGCTATGAGTATCTCTTGTGAGTGCCCACGTATACATGTATACACATATAGAggtatctcttgtgtgtagggttTTGCTACCGTACTACAAATGTCCAAAGTCCTTAACTCCGAAGTGATCGTGCACCATTCATTTATCATTTAGAACATCAGATCATACATGTGTATAGATACCATAGCTACGCTTAAGCGACATAGGGAATAATAGGCGCTACACCGGTACACGTTGATCAGCTACCGGTGGCCCGGCCGGGAAGCATATGTCAATCTATTATATTGAAGGCTCTCACCGGCTTCTCATCATGCACGGACCACCCTCGCAGTCTCGTTGATGCGGACGGGTAACATGCTGATGTGCCGAGAACCGCGTGCATGCAACTGCTGATCTGCACAATTGATGAACGGAGTACATTTGTAGGAAAATCAAAGGTCGTCGTGAGCTACTCAGCTGAGCACTAAATCCGTCTCAGATTATATATAAGATGTTTGAACTTTTTTGACATCAAATTTGAACATTCGTCTTATATAAAAATTTATACAAAACATCATCacaaaaaaattgaataaaacAAATGTTCAAACTtgagataaaaaaaaaatcaaacgtcttataatttcaaACAGAGTTACTGTTTAGTATCTACGAAGAAGTGGCATGAATCTCTAGCTGCCTGGTCAATTCTCTCTCGTTCCTGGGAATATTTCTTATGCTTCTTCAGCTTTGCATACTGAAGCAATTGTAGCCTACAAAAGTATCCTCCATGCAGTTCGATTAGGAATGTCAAGAATTATCTTAGAGACGGATTGCATAGTGCTTGCTAATGCTCTCAAATCGACAAATTTAGATCGTAGCATTATTGGTGCTCTGGTAATTCAGATACGAGACATTATGCAAACAGAGTTTTCTTTTTGTGATGTCTCTTTCTGTAATACATCATGTAATAAGGTGGCAGATGCTTTAGCTGTCCATGGAACTTATGTGTTGGATTCTGGCTCAGATGTGTTAATGAGGCAAGTGCCTTTGTATATAATGAACCTTGTATCTGGCGATTTGCCAAAGACTAAAGTCTAATTGAGGATATGTTACctgataaaaaaaaaattctctcTCGTTCGTTCGGTTCCATGTCACGACTCACGACCCATACTTCGGATAAGCAGGCAGGCAGAGTAATGAGAGAAACAGTTGTATGTACAGGCCGGTACGATACAGCTAGGTAGAGGTATGAGTACATCTGTAGTAGTACATGTACTGAAGGACTTGCATTGCCTGCAACTGTACGTTGCTGCATCGACCGCATTGATACTAGCGACTTGTTTCGCGGGCAACACCAGCCCGATCGAGGACCCAGATGGATCATCGCGATTCAAAGCTCTCCTCTCTGCTTGCCTGAGCCTGACGGACGACGCATGCAGTACTCCATACAGGGCGCAGCTGGGGCGGGGCCTCTTTGACGGGCCAGAGACCCTGATGGATTTAGCgatatcaggccttgtttagttgcaaaaaattttgcaaaatgggtactgtagtattttcgtttgtattcgataaatattgtccaatcatggactaactaggcttaaaagattcgtctcgtcaattccgatcaaactgtgcaattagtttttaatttcgtttatatttaatactccatgcatgcgtcaaaagattcgatgtgacggggaatctgaaaaattttgcaaaattttttgggaactaaacaaggcctcagttgaAAAAAAAACTGTTTTTTCAagctgtttagtttcgaaaagtgaaaaaatttcggtactgtagcactttcgtttatttgtgagaaatattatccaatcatggactaactaggatcaaaagattcgtctcgtgatttacagctaaactgtgtaattagtttttgttttcgtctatatttaatgtttcatgcatgtaccacaagattcgatgtgacgggaaatcttaaaaactttttggttttcagggcgAACTAAAAAGCCTCATACCATATGGACGACTGAAACAGCGGGCGGGCCATGCATGGCCGCTCTGCGTTCACGACTGTACGTTAGCTTACCCCAGCAGGCAGCAGCGGAGAGTGGACCGTTGTAGTGTGCGCGTCGTACAAGTTGCACGGGGTGTGATGGTCGGCGTCAACCCAACTACTGGAGTTAGTGTGTAGGGCGGTGGGTATATGTATCCAGCTCGCTGCTAGTATTTGATCTTGCTCTCAACGGCCACCGACGAGACGACCGCTGGAAATTAGAGCTCCGAGCTAGGATGCCAAATAATCTGAATTATTCCACTAATACCGTGCTCTAGCCTTTTACTACGTAGTGCGTAGTTCTTGGTTCTTCTTCCAATGTGCAGTGCAGTGCGTTCGATCTGTCACCATCGCCGGATACAGATTCAAAGGACGGGCGTCCCATGGTCCAGGCCGGTCCATGCACGAAAGATGCCACGAAGACAACAGAGACCTCGCTCAGGTTGCTGCTGCTCCGGTCATGGACGAggaccaccgccaccgccaccgatcGGCCGTGGCAGGGGCCCTCGCGAGCAAACAGCTCATGCATCACGACGTCCGTCGCCGCCTGGTCTTCGGCATGCCATGCCGCATGCAACGCCAAACGGCTAGCAAAGACCACCGGGCTGCTGCGCTCAGTCCTCAACTCCTCATGCATGCACGCAGGGCGGCAGCCGGCAAGCAAGGCAGGGCAGAGTACTAGCGCGATTTGTCAGCGGCTGTGACTGTAGTGGAGGTCGGCAGAGCGGACTGTCGCTGCGGCCCGGCGCTACCTATGCATTCGCCGTGCCAGTCCAAAACGGCCACCTCTTTGCGGCCGTCACTCGTCCGGACCGACGTTGCTGGTCCTGGTTTTGTAGCTTGTACAGTACCCCTACACGTGATGAACCCTGTAGGGCCGGCCGGGTGGGATCTCATTCTCATCACGGCGTGAATCATTACTCTTAACTTTCCCAGGAGGACAGTCCCTAATGATTTTTCTTTTACGTAGTTGTGATGCCGGACACTTCCGGAAGTACAGGAACAGGCAAGGGGACTGCACTTCTAATTTCTGAATGCATTATGCTGAGAAATGATTACGTCCATGCAGGCTCTTTTGGGACGGTCTGATAAGATAATCAGGTCAAGAGGCTTTTTTTAGTTCTTCATTCAAACTTTTCACCAAttccatcaaatctttggacatatACATGAGGTATTAAATCTTTGGACGCTCTGACGGACACATCAGAATGCAACGTTGTCACGTCAGCCGACTTGTCAATACAAACAATACAGCGCTAGTTCCTCGCTTTCCTCCCTGGCCGTTTTCTTCCTGTGAGGTTGTGATTACTGATCCTCCTATGTGGCTATGTGATGGGCATGATGAGGGCATATATCTTGTCTTCCCAGCATCATGTGTACAACTTTGGATTTCCGCATCTTGAGAAGATAGCTCGGCCCAACAACCAAGCCCAGCTTGAAGCCGTGGACTATTGCATTTAGAGCCCGAAATGACTAGGCCCATTGTGCTGAATcagataggaaaatattttcgGCTCCCAAATTTCACGAAAGTCCGCTTTTCCTCACTCAACTCTAAAATCGGGTAAGACTttatttagatccaaaaagtttttagattttgatactgtagcactttcatttttatctgacaaatattatctaatcatagagtaattatgtttaaaagatttgtctcgtagttTACAGGGCAGGCAagcacaattagtttttatttttcatatatatatatatatatatatatatatatatatatatatatatatatatatatatatacatgttctgcgagtttcgatgtgacgggaaatcttgaaaagtttttggttttttgggtgaactaaacaaggctaaatCACTGAAGCGCTCCtcgtaaaccaggaactcaaatgtgatataatactagtcccaggaggctagtaacacatttattacatcagataagtttcagcgcagtagtctcgatAAACGTGGACaatgaaggcacgctataataataagacaccaaaatacaacataggtccaaaggacccagaaacaaataATATCACAACCGAACATCTGatgagtcccaatgccacaggcttagttgggtgcagacacgatcttactcgaacgccacttcaagATTGAAGTCCAGATCTTCATctatttaataaagcaagggtgagtacaaagtactcagcaaatccaaccttaccctatggaaggggataacaatatatatgcatatggataaaccaatgatgaggcttagttttatttggataaagctatctttttacacatgtaaggttttatttcacaaatactgttgtaaaagacctctttttccatatatgatagtatttctaaaaatgaggggtttgatcacaattttaagtatttgttgaacccttgttcccacaacacaatggcagtcaaccatttatttccaaaatcacactcactctcatgttttcactcatcccaatccatctagttgttgaaaccaaaccataacccgtccgagaccgcggacacggctatccagatagatttacactctgcagaggttgtacacttttcccacaagtaggataccataacttacaccgtcgtgcaagcacagatccatcaaagtcattaccctccatagctaagtaatggcacTCACCACGgtaacactaaggccacatctcaggacaccacaataattcacaaagctcttttcatatatttccacaatttcacatacatcacttagtgtcctgttgcacacctgcctcgaGGTGATTGCATTCTaattagagggatttagactaaacCTTTCTCATgtaaggcgagtggttgtacgataaatgagttaggcaagatgaatcatcaactcactccttaatcgagacaaggcggatatttcacgcttaaccccgcaaggtataagccacaacaccaaagCATCCCCCAACAGAGATTCCATCCGCTCCATCTCTATAgtgatcacatctataacttgttcgtTACCCTTTTCACAGTACCCACAGTTTATTTttaccactcacaccttttacttttaaatcattatatttgagaaaatacagcgatgagtatccaggatgagtaacaagtcctaagcatactaaataatattatttctgtcatagcatattatttgttcctaggttcgaacaagacaattaccgggtaatatcaattcaaggatggttattcgacaggttttaactaagcagtgaaaatacttcgtacatatacagtacatgcaatatttaaaacggcttctacgggttgtgtttaaaaataggatcaatatgcatcaaagggaatcggttggacttgcctccgtcggtgtcttcggcaaactcctgctgacagtccgggttcTCGGCGTtgaactcgcggtactcgtctccaacgtccGCGTTCTCCGGCTCGTTCATTCTGTCAGCTAAAATATGCGACGACCGACACAGGCAacaagcacagataaataatcacataaattcaaatgagctctaaaaatcatgaaattaatatgagaggtagatcatgattttagatgaatttaggaaaaaaaatAGTTGGAATCCGAACTCGGATGAAGGAGATATTAATTTTATAAGATCATTGTCTACTAAAATAAACAAAGCTTTTTGAAGAGACAAGTGACCACGTGCTGTCATTTTTCATGGTGTACTCTGGCATGCATCTTTGCTCACTTACGTGTGGGTctagagagagaaggaagtgaaattacaccttgtttagttcgcaaaaattttcaagattcctcgtcatatcgaatctttggtcgcatgcatgaagcattaaatatagacgaaaataaaaactaattacacagtttacgtgtaatttgtgagatgtatcttttgagtctagttactctatgattagacaatgtttgtcaaataaaaacgaaagtgctacagtagccaaaactcaaaaattttgcaaactaaacaaggccttagctactGCTATTGGTCAAGAATtaacagagagagagaggtgaagGTACACTGTTGTCTGCTATGGACGGCTTCTGGAGCTCAGAAAAAGGCTCGGTAAATGTAGGAAGAAGGACAGCCATGGCTTAGGAGAGATAGATGAGGGTCTGAAGGTGCTTGCTACCTACTCACCTGTGAAGAGCACGAGAGAGAGACAGAGGTGCTGGAAGGGAGAAGCTGAGCAGCAGCACGGTGAGCTCAATGCGGTGGCAAGAGCAGCTCGACGTTGCCTTTTATAGGCAGCAGGAGAGGAGCCATGGCATCGGTGTTCGACTTCTTAACGTAATGGTAGCTCTACCACTTGCAGAGAAAGGACGATAGACGGTGAATGCTTTGCAtgcatggacggtgcctaacttGGTGCTGTGTGATGGTCGGCACGTATCGAAGTACGAGCGTGTGTGTTGCCGAGGCTTTGCCTGTTTTGCATGCATGAGCTATGTGTGTGTGGGGGTGCACTCTTATGCTTTTTTGCATATAAGCTTGCTGATACTTGCTGTTATTTGTGTGTGAAAAATATGGATGGTGTCCAGTTGTATGTTGCGacttgctatctttttgtacagcaaaagaggagagagaaaagaGAAGAGGTGGGGCCCGCATGTCGCGGTGCGCGTGCGAGCAGGCACAGCCGAcgagtgaaaggtcctaatatggctagaggggggtgaatacccTATTTATAAAAATCTACAagaacactagagcaagaggttagtaaaaaataaagcgaagctttttgctctagctctaatggggtgtttgtaatccacctacccaacaattctagttgctatgatcactatgcacacaagaactaagtctctacttacactagaaagctacctaaagtttctatacaagaagtaagctactctagtttgcaagaaagtaagagagagagTTTGAAATTTATGCCaccacgtagaggggatgaaccaatcataatattatgaagtccaatcaccgggagaaatccaatcaacaaacacaatggagacacaagatttttctcccgaggttcacgtgcttgccggcacgctacgttcccgttgtgtcgaccaacacttggtggttcggtggctaagaggtgtagcacgaacctcgtcctcactgggacaccacaagaacccacccacaagtgaggtaactcaatgacacgagcaatccactagagttacctttcggctctccgccggggaaggtacaagtcccctcacaatcaccgggagatgaccacgaacaatcaccaactcgtgccaatcctcctccgctgctccaagccgtctaggtggcggcaaccaccaagagtaacaagaaaactgcagccaaatcgatccccaaatgccactagatgcaatcactcaagcaaatgcacttggaatcactcccaatctcacaaagatgtttaatctatgaaggagatgagtgggaggtgttttcttaggctcacaaggatgtcaagtatgttagaatgccaagggaGTAAGcctcaagccggccaaacacgtaattatagcccctcaaacaaatagagccgttggctcttacaCTGGgcgaaaaacggggtcaccggacgctcttaaaggggcaccagacgctcaacacctgcgtccggtgctccaacgtcagccgcgtgtcagagtctaacggtaacctgcagtgcaccggacgctgagcaagttagccccggacgcgtccagtgcacaccggactcatgcgcagagagctccgcaaacacacagggtcaccggacgctaagcaccggtagcgtccggtgctcaccggacccatgcgcagagagggtcgcaaaacgcacgCACACCgaacgcgcaccaccggacgctcaagccagtgtccggtgcctatcgtccggtgccttaccctagctgggccaggcactgtctgcaccggacgctcagacgcagcgtctggtgctccagaagccagcgtccggtgagtgttttctcagcgagaaacactcccgcgacttctccaaatttcccaccggcgcaatagaaaatatgcacttcattttctcgaaaagcgccgaatcccgccgagcaagctcggcgggagagagagaagaacccatcctctctctacccttcaaactccacctccttctcaaagtgtgccaacaccacaacgtgtataccaacaagtgtgcacgtgtgttagcattttcacaatcattttcttcgaaggagttaagttagctcactaggttctaaatgcatgcacaagaacaatgacacctagtggcactcgataaccgcttagccaaaaaaattcccctctttatagtacggctatctatcctaaatgtgatcacactctctatggtgtcttgatcaccaaaccaaaaccaaaaccctaagcaatacctttgccttgaactccatagggttttgtttttctctttcttcttctccaagttgagcacttgatcatcttgtggtcatcaccatcatcaccatgatcatcacttggcatgtaccaacctcattaagtctacacacacttagtatagaggttagtactagggttttatcaattatccaaaaccaaactagggctttcaacgaGGGGGGTCCGGGCACGAGTGCGTTGCTGcgctgatggtggtggggtcggcgcacGCGCCGTTGCTGGGTATCGGACAaagcgagcgagcgagagagATGAGTAGCGGACATGTGATGCTCATGTCAGTTGTGCAGGTTATATTTGAAGATACATaactgggatggatgaaaaagaattagatggagatactatagagttcaaatgatttatagtttttgaaatatattttgaaattaatttttaatgtgagtgatttttgaatgtgaatttttagaTGTTGCAACCACCTCTCAAAACTTTTCAAACCGTGCATTTTACCTCTCTGGAGCGGTTTCGAAGGTCGTTTTGCTACAATGAATAGTGTTTTTCTACAACGATagtggttttgtttttttataattatttcggttgaatctttaaaaaaaatcatagtaaatcacataaaaatcataaaaatagaAAACCCAATTTACTGGACTtcacataagtagatctacaaatgaacatataatataatatgctttagtacaaaatttttgctatgatggtttttctttttcttttttatttatttcgtctagatatttgaaaaatcatagtaagttATAGAAAAAACATAAAGTATAATTTTGTTACACTCCACATAAATATATCTACACAGTAAAtatataattatcaaatacaaacaaaagtgttatagtaACCGAACCCAAAAAATTTCACCAATTTTGCAACGTTGT contains:
- the LOC8078849 gene encoding pentatricopeptide repeat-containing protein At4g21065, whose protein sequence is MLPSMLSKSTASPSPARLYRLLPVSSLQTNSHLRPAPNAASPPPSPPVQNPAFLSPCPYPYNHNNYATILRSCVLSRAVRPGRQLHARLLVSGLGLDAVLATRLVDLYASCGLVSVARRLFDEMPNQGNVFLWNVLIRAYARDGPREAAIELYREMLACGSMEPDNFTYPPVLKACAALLDLGAGREVHDRVMRTSWAADVFVCAGLIDMYAKCGCVDEAWAVFDSTTVRDAVVWNSMIAACGQNGRPAEALALCRNMAAEGIAPTIVTLVSAISAAADAGALPRGRELHGYGWRRGFGSQDKLKTSLLDMYAKSGWVTVARVLFDQLFHRELISWNAMICGFGMHGHADHACELFRRMRNEAQVMPDHITFVGVLSACNHGGMVQEAKEVFDLMVTVYSIKPMVQHYTCLVDVLGHSGRFKEASDVIKGMLVKPDSGIWGALLNGCKIHKNVELAELALHKLIELEPEDAGNYVLLSNIYAQSGKWEEAARVRKLMTNRGLKKIIACSWIELKGKSHGFLVGDASHPRSDEIYEELERLEGLISQTGYVPDTTSVFHNVEDDEKRNMVRGHSERLAIAFGLISTPPGTKLLVTKNLRVCEDCHVVIKLISQIEQREIIIRDVNRYHHFVNGECSCKDHW